A genomic region of Rahnella aceris contains the following coding sequences:
- the barA gene encoding two-component sensor histidine kinase BarA, with protein sequence MTKYSLRARMMILILAPTLMIGLLLSTFFVVHRYNELQNQLTEAGASIIEPLAVASEYGMTFREREPVKRLISRLHRNHSDIVRSISVFDGENKLFASSTSQHDDSPLQVKRIEDIPRELTKTRSGDVLILRTPIQAENHTEADDETFSASPDNRLGYIAIELDLRSVKLAQYQEAFVSTMLLLLCLGIATLFAYRLMRDVTGPIRNMVNTVDRIRRGQLDSRVEGNMPGELSMLKNGINSMAMSLTAYHEEVQQNIDQATSDLRETLEQMEIQNVELDLAKKRAQEAARIKSEFLANMSHELRTPLNGVIGFTRQTLKTPLSPTQADYLQTIERSANHLLTIINDVLDFSKLEAGKLVLEHIPFSLREMLDEVVILLAHTAHDKGLELTLNVHNNVPENVLGDPMRMQQVVTNLLGNAIKFTETGNIDINVELRSQNNLQVELEVQIHDTGIGISERQQSQLFQAFRQADASISRRHGGTGLGLVITQRLVKEMGGDISFYSQLNRGSTFWFHVTLELNENRHITPVSMNHLEGKRLAYVEANPAAAKATMEILQATPLDITHRTTLAALPEPWYDIMLCSIPVKPDQVLADYEGKLQKVLGMTQHLLLALPSQFQVDAEELKRRGVQACLIKPMSSIRLLPLLLHEQQASVRVIGNDEDKTSRLPLTAMAVDDNPANLKLIGALLEELVETTVLCHSGEEAIDVARHTDLDIILMDIQMPDIDGIRASEIIHQMARHAKTPVVAVTAHSLSGEREQLLKLGMDDYLSKPIDESMLKNVLSRHHQHQTQLDSPLQASESLAPISTLDWQLALSQSANKVALAQDLLQMLVEFLPQVAERVEAVTRGEPDDDILALIHKLHGSCSYSGVPRLKRLCFYIEQQLRQGVSVETLEPEWFELLDEIDNVKRAAVAYLPR encoded by the coding sequence ATGACCAAATATAGCCTTCGCGCACGGATGATGATCCTGATTCTGGCACCGACATTAATGATCGGTTTGCTGCTCAGCACCTTCTTTGTGGTGCACCGCTACAACGAGTTGCAGAACCAGCTGACAGAAGCCGGAGCCAGTATTATCGAGCCTCTGGCAGTCGCAAGCGAATATGGCATGACGTTCCGGGAACGCGAACCGGTGAAACGGCTGATCAGCCGTCTGCACCGTAATCACTCTGATATTGTACGCAGCATCAGTGTGTTTGATGGCGAGAACAAACTGTTTGCCAGTTCGACCAGCCAGCATGACGACAGTCCGTTGCAGGTAAAACGCATCGAAGACATTCCGCGCGAGCTGACGAAAACCCGTTCCGGCGATGTGCTGATCCTGCGCACGCCCATTCAGGCTGAAAACCATACGGAAGCGGATGACGAAACCTTCAGTGCCTCGCCGGACAACCGGCTGGGTTATATCGCCATTGAACTGGATTTACGTTCGGTAAAACTGGCGCAATATCAGGAAGCGTTCGTATCCACCATGCTGTTATTGCTGTGTCTGGGTATCGCCACGCTGTTCGCTTACCGCCTGATGCGCGACGTGACAGGACCGATCCGTAACATGGTGAATACCGTTGACCGCATCCGCCGCGGGCAGCTCGACAGCCGCGTGGAAGGCAACATGCCGGGCGAACTGAGCATGCTGAAAAACGGCATTAACTCGATGGCGATGTCGCTGACGGCCTACCACGAAGAAGTGCAGCAGAATATCGATCAGGCAACGTCAGACCTGCGCGAAACGCTGGAGCAGATGGAAATCCAAAACGTCGAGCTGGATCTGGCGAAGAAACGTGCCCAGGAAGCGGCGCGTATCAAATCTGAATTCCTGGCGAACATGTCCCACGAGCTGCGAACACCGCTCAACGGCGTGATCGGCTTTACCCGCCAGACACTGAAAACACCGCTTTCGCCAACGCAGGCGGACTATCTGCAAACCATTGAGCGCTCCGCGAATCACCTGTTAACCATCATTAATGACGTGCTGGATTTCTCCAAGCTGGAAGCTGGCAAACTGGTGCTCGAGCATATTCCGTTCTCGCTGCGTGAAATGCTCGATGAAGTGGTTATTTTGCTGGCGCACACCGCGCATGATAAAGGTCTGGAACTGACGCTGAACGTCCACAACAACGTGCCGGAAAACGTGCTGGGCGATCCGATGCGCATGCAGCAAGTGGTGACTAACTTGCTGGGAAATGCGATTAAATTTACTGAAACCGGCAACATCGATATCAATGTCGAGCTGCGTTCGCAGAACAATTTGCAGGTGGAACTGGAAGTGCAGATCCACGATACCGGCATCGGGATTTCCGAACGTCAGCAGTCGCAATTGTTCCAGGCTTTCCGTCAGGCTGATGCCAGCATTTCGCGCCGACATGGCGGCACCGGATTAGGGCTGGTGATCACCCAGCGTCTGGTGAAAGAAATGGGCGGAGACATCAGTTTCTACAGCCAGCTGAACCGCGGTTCGACCTTCTGGTTCCACGTCACGCTCGAGCTGAATGAAAACCGTCATATTACGCCGGTTTCCATGAATCATCTTGAAGGCAAACGTCTGGCCTATGTTGAAGCCAATCCGGCGGCGGCGAAAGCCACGATGGAAATCCTGCAGGCCACACCGCTGGATATCACACATCGCACCACGCTGGCTGCGCTTCCTGAGCCATGGTACGACATCATGTTGTGCAGCATTCCGGTCAAACCGGATCAGGTTCTGGCGGACTACGAGGGTAAATTGCAGAAAGTGCTGGGCATGACACAGCACCTTCTGCTGGCGCTGCCGAGTCAGTTCCAGGTGGATGCCGAAGAATTGAAAAGGCGTGGCGTTCAGGCCTGTCTGATTAAACCGATGTCGAGTATCCGCCTGCTGCCGCTGTTGTTACATGAACAACAGGCTTCCGTCAGGGTGATCGGTAACGACGAAGATAAAACCTCGCGTCTGCCGCTGACCGCCATGGCGGTGGATGACAATCCGGCAAACCTCAAACTGATTGGCGCCTTGCTGGAAGAACTGGTGGAAACCACCGTGCTTTGTCACAGCGGTGAAGAAGCCATCGATGTCGCACGTCATACCGATCTGGATATTATTCTGATGGATATTCAGATGCCCGATATCGACGGCATTCGCGCCAGCGAAATCATCCACCAGATGGCGCGCCATGCCAAAACGCCGGTGGTGGCCGTCACCGCCCACTCGCTGAGCGGCGAGCGTGAACAGTTACTGAAACTGGGGATGGACGATTACCTGTCTAAACCCATTGATGAAAGCATGCTGAAAAATGTTCTGTCGCGCCATCATCAGCATCAGACACAGCTGGATTCACCGTTGCAGGCCAGCGAGTCACTCGCGCCGATCAGCACACTCGACTGGCAACTGGCACTGAGTCAGTCAGCCAATAAAGTCGCGCTGGCGCAGGATTTGCTGCAAATGCTGGTGGAGTTTCTGCCGCAGGTGGCAGAACGGGTGGAAGCCGTCACGCGTGGCGAACCGGACGACGATATTCTGGCGCTGATCCACAAGCTTCATGGCAGTTGCAGCTACAGCGGCGTACCGCGTCTGAAACGACTGTGTTTCTACATTGAACAACAGCTTCGTCAGGGCGTCAGCGTGGAAACGCTGGAACCGGAATGGTTTGAACTGCTTGATGAAATTGACAACGTGAAGCGCGCAGCAGTGGCGTATTTACCGAGGTAG
- a CDS encoding amino acid deaminase → MSEIDFSQQPVNTQTKGLGPLNDGARMRDIREQGWNILREDVSLPVAVLLEERIEHNLSWMREFIQRYQLKLAPHGKTTMSPELYQMQLEFGAWGITLATAPQVYAAFRHGVRKVIMANQLVGKGNMAIIAGLLRDDPAFDFTCIVDSAENADALGHYFASQRQKLRVMFEYGITGGRTGIRTEQQEADVLAAVKRWPQSLALVGVELYEGVSNDEAVIRRFLRHVMTRTEALAQAGEFAEPQVILTGAGSAWFDVVAEELTREETHLDAEKRYVLDIILRSGCYVTHDVGAYQAALERMQTSNPVAREMNSSLQPALQVWAAVQSLPEPGRAIIAFGKRDAGYDAGYPKAAGHFRPRSATQAGYTTVVPAPDDWKVFAMMDQHAFMSIPEDADLKVGDMLVFDICHPCLTFDKWRQLLLVNEQWDVTGAVTTWF, encoded by the coding sequence ATGTCAGAGATCGATTTTTCACAGCAGCCGGTTAATACGCAAACGAAAGGGCTGGGGCCGCTGAATGACGGTGCGCGCATGCGCGATATCCGTGAACAGGGCTGGAATATCCTGCGTGAAGACGTCAGCCTGCCGGTGGCGGTGCTGCTCGAAGAGAGAATCGAACACAACCTTTCCTGGATGCGTGAATTTATCCAGCGTTATCAGCTCAAACTGGCACCGCACGGCAAAACCACCATGAGCCCTGAGTTATATCAGATGCAGCTGGAATTCGGCGCATGGGGCATCACGCTGGCAACGGCACCGCAGGTTTATGCCGCGTTCCGGCACGGTGTGCGCAAAGTGATCATGGCGAATCAGCTGGTGGGGAAAGGCAACATGGCAATCATTGCCGGGTTGCTGCGTGATGACCCGGCATTTGATTTTACCTGCATCGTTGATTCTGCTGAGAACGCCGATGCGCTCGGGCACTATTTTGCCAGCCAGCGGCAGAAACTGCGGGTGATGTTTGAGTACGGCATAACGGGCGGGCGCACCGGTATTCGCACCGAACAACAGGAAGCCGACGTACTGGCGGCGGTGAAGCGCTGGCCGCAGTCACTGGCGCTGGTCGGCGTCGAGCTTTATGAAGGCGTGAGCAATGATGAAGCGGTGATCCGCCGTTTCCTGCGTCACGTGATGACACGTACCGAAGCGCTGGCGCAGGCCGGAGAATTTGCTGAACCCCAGGTGATTTTGACCGGTGCAGGTTCCGCCTGGTTCGATGTGGTTGCCGAGGAACTGACGCGGGAAGAAACCCATCTTGATGCAGAAAAACGCTACGTGCTGGATATCATTCTGCGTTCCGGTTGTTACGTGACACACGACGTTGGCGCGTATCAGGCGGCGCTGGAACGCATGCAAACCAGCAATCCGGTGGCGCGTGAAATGAACAGCAGTTTACAGCCAGCGTTGCAGGTCTGGGCAGCCGTGCAGTCGTTGCCGGAACCGGGCAGGGCCATTATTGCGTTCGGCAAACGTGATGCCGGTTATGATGCCGGATACCCGAAAGCGGCCGGACATTTTCGTCCGCGCAGCGCCACACAGGCCGGATACACCACGGTGGTGCCCGCGCCTGACGACTGGAAAGTATTCGCGATGATGGATCAGCATGCGTTTATGTCGATCCCGGAAGATGCGGATTTGAAAGTCGGCGACATGCTGGTGTTTGATATCTGTCATCCGTGCCTGACGTTCGACAAATGGCGTCAGTTGTTGCTGGTGAATGAACAGTGGGATGTGACCGGCGCGGTGACGACCTGGTTCTGA
- a CDS encoding glycerate kinase — protein MKIVIAPDSYKESLSALDVAKAIESGFREIFPEAEYVKLPVADGGEGTVEAMVAATGGRVVKVNVTGPLGTPLEAFFGLSGDEKIAFIEMAAASGLESVPPAQRNPLKTTSYGTGELIHSALGHGVKHCIIGIGGSATNDGGAGMMQALGAKLLTKDGKSIGQGGGELEKLHHIDISGLDPRIKTCRFEVACDVTNPLTGKDGASAIFGPQKGATPEMIEQLDGYLHHYARVIKQDLGIDVEHVPGAGAAGGMGAALYGFCHAELRQGIEIVTDALGLDELVKDATLVITGEGRIDSQSINGKVPIGVARVAKRYNKPVIGIAGSLTKDVDVVYDHGLDAVFSVLYSICTLDDALKNAADNLRKSARNIAATIKLSQKL, from the coding sequence ATGAAAATAGTGATCGCACCGGATTCATACAAAGAAAGTTTGTCTGCTTTGGATGTGGCAAAAGCCATCGAGAGTGGGTTCCGTGAGATTTTCCCCGAGGCAGAGTACGTCAAGTTGCCGGTTGCCGATGGCGGCGAAGGCACGGTAGAGGCCATGGTGGCGGCTACCGGTGGGCGTGTGGTGAAGGTGAATGTCACCGGACCACTGGGCACCCCGCTTGAAGCGTTTTTTGGCCTTTCAGGTGATGAGAAAATCGCTTTCATCGAAATGGCGGCGGCCAGCGGGCTGGAAAGTGTTCCTCCGGCGCAACGTAATCCGCTGAAAACCACGTCGTATGGTACAGGTGAACTGATCCATTCTGCTCTCGGCCACGGCGTAAAACACTGCATTATCGGGATTGGTGGCAGCGCTACCAACGATGGTGGCGCTGGCATGATGCAGGCGCTGGGCGCGAAGTTGCTGACCAAAGATGGCAAATCTATTGGTCAGGGCGGAGGCGAGCTGGAAAAACTGCACCACATTGATATCAGCGGGTTGGATCCGCGAATTAAAACATGCCGCTTTGAAGTGGCCTGTGACGTCACGAATCCGCTGACCGGCAAGGACGGAGCTTCTGCCATCTTTGGCCCGCAAAAAGGGGCAACACCGGAGATGATCGAACAGCTCGACGGCTATCTGCATCATTACGCCCGGGTGATCAAACAGGATCTGGGTATTGACGTTGAGCATGTTCCCGGAGCCGGTGCTGCCGGTGGCATGGGAGCGGCACTTTACGGGTTCTGTCATGCCGAACTGCGCCAGGGCATTGAGATCGTCACCGATGCGCTGGGGTTGGATGAACTGGTGAAAGATGCCACGCTGGTGATTACCGGTGAAGGGCGGATTGACAGTCAGAGCATCAATGGCAAAGTGCCAATTGGTGTGGCACGGGTGGCTAAACGTTACAACAAGCCCGTGATTGGTATTGCCGGCAGTCTGACAAAAGATGTTGATGTCGTTTACGACCATGGTCTGGATGCTGTTTTCAGCGTGCTCTACAGCATTTGTACGCTTGATGATGCCCTGAAAAACGCCGCAGACAACTTGCGTAAATCAGCACGAAATATTGCCGCCACTATTAAGTTATCGCAAAAGCTTTAA